The Microbulbifer pacificus sequence GCGTCACCATAGATCGCGGCCGAACGGTAGTCGCCTTTGTTGAATACTGTTTCGTTCCAAGGCGTGTCAGCTGCGACAAATGGGGCAACGCCCATATAGAGAGCACCAAACAGTTGTTGACGCTGGAGTTGGTAATCCGTGGGAAGACCAATCTGGCTGAAGAGCTGATCTTCTACACCACCCGGCGCTACAAATAGGTCATACATGAACTGAGTAACAGCGCCACCCTCTTGGCCAGCCTGCATCATGCTCTGGCGTACCGCAACGGCCAACTCTTCCTGCTGGGTAGTAGGCATTGCGTCAAAGACATCCTGGGGAATACCGAGGATACCCATGGAATCTGATTGCAGACCTTTATAGACGGCAAAGGACTCCAGCGAACCGCCAGTGAAGTAGGCTTCGGTAGTATGCTCGAGCTGCTCGCGCGAATAAGAAGCACCAAGGGTCCACTTCAGCGTGTCAGTAGCGCCATTCAGACGGAATTCCTGAGAAAACTGAGTCTGCTCATCGAAGTTTGCGGAGCCGAACATGTAATCCGGGTTCGCCGTACCATCTTCGTCCTGTTGCAGGTGCGCGTCGAAACCGCGGTATGCAGTAATGGAGGTGAAGGTCACATTCTCGAAGTCGTGGGTAATGGACAGCGAGGTGCCCCAGGAGTCACGGTCCTCGATGGTCGGGGTATCCAGTGCATAATCACCGAATACGTCAGTACCGCCGTCACCCGCCTGCAGGGATGGCACGATGGAGCTACGCAGTGCACTGCCCTGATCCATGATGCCGTAATCCGCACGCCACAGAACTTCAGTGTCCGGAGTGGCTTCCCACAGCAGAGAGGCTCGGTAAGTCTGGGTGTCGATGTTCCCGGTTTCGAAATCGTTTGCCAGGTTGTCGGCGAAGGAGTCGCGACGGTTGGTGGACGCCGTGAAGCGGCCGTAAACCGTGTCGCTCAACTGGCGGTTCACCAACAGATCGGAAGACTGGCGACCGTAATTACCGGCCGTCAGATTCAGTTCGGTGGTGTCATCGGCTTGTGGCTTCTGAGAAATGATATGGATGGCACCGCCGGTGGCGTTGCGGCCAAACAAGGTGCCCTGCGGGCCTTTCAGCACTTCAACACGTTCAATATCCGCGAGCGGAATCTCGGCACCGGCGCCGCGACCGGTGTACACACCGTCAACGTATACCGCAACCGCAGGGTCGGAGCCCACGGTGAAGTCACCGGTTTCAATACCACGTACGCTGTAGGTAGGCTGCAGCGGGGTGTCGTTGTTCATTTCCACACCCGGGGTGAATTTACCCAGGTCTGTGAGGTTCTTTACACCCATCGCTTTCATACTGTCGCCAGTGAAAGCGGAAATGGCAATCGGAACGTCCTGCAGGTTTTCCGCGCGCTTCTGCGCGGTTACCACTACTTCTTCAATCTCAGCAGCGGATGCAGCGCCACTCAGCGCTGTAGTTACAGCGATCGCAGCAGAGAGAGTGGACAGAGTGAAAAACCGGTTTTTACCGGACTGATCGGCGTCGTACATCATCGCGTCCTCGCGTTCTAGTTATATGAAAAGCGTGATGGAAAATGGTCGTTATTGATAGTTATGTTGGGCCATCTTACGGGTAGAGCTGTTCCAAGGAAAGCTTGTTGTGACTTTTTTCTAGTGACTGGTCAGTTCTAAGGTCTATTGTAAATGATTTTTGCGTCAACGTGGCGTAAAACTGATTCTAAAGCCCGGTAATGTGACTAAAACAGGTCCGCTGGTAACCAGTCCACGACTGCCTTCGCTGCTAGACTGACAGACGCTTTTCAGTAGTGCCTCAGCTAAACAGCACCACATGGAACCATCGACAATAAACGGACTTAAGACCAATAACGTCCCAAAATAACGATTCTGGAACTTCCACTAGAGAACGCGCGATGTTGAAAAATATCCCTTGGGCCACCGTTATCAAACGGGGCCTGACAGCACTATTTGTCCTCTTATTCCTAGCCGCGGCATCTGCCTGGCTCTGGCTGCGTCAGAGTCTTCCGCTGCTCGACGGTGAGCTGGTTACCGGTTTGCTGGAGGAGCCGGTAACCATCACCCGTGATGCACAAGGTATTCCCTTTATTACCGCGGAAGATCGCAATGACAGCGCGTTTGCTCTGGGTTTCCTGCACGCCCAGGAGCGCTTCTTTCAGATGGACCTGCTGCGCCGCAATTCCGCTGGCGAGCTGTCCGAACTGGTAGGTGACGCCGCCCTCTCTCACGACAGGGAAATCCGGATTCATCAGTTTCGCGCCCGCGCCGAGCGAAATATCGCCACCATGCCGACAGAGCAACAAAAGGTGCTTGAGCACTATGCCGCTGGCGTCAACTACGGACTGGCGCAGCTGGGCGCTGCTCCCTGGGAGTACGCCCTGCTCCGCGCGGAGCCAAGCCCATGGGTTCCCGCGGACAGCCTGCTGACTATTTTCAGCATGTATCTGACCTTGCAAAGCAATACCGGAGACTTCGAACTGCGGGACAATGCCCTGGCGGACCTGCTCCCGGGCGACCTGTATACGTTCTTCGTACCCAAAGGAGGGATCTGGGACGCACCACTGATCGGTGATGCCCGAGGCCCGCTGTCACTGCCGGAGACCGATATCGCGGCTCTGGTTCAGAACGATGAGCCGATGGCACGGCAGAAGATGGAAAGCGAAGACATGATCTTCGGCAGCAATAACTGGGTCGTCGGTGGTGCGCTCACCGAGCACGGTGCGGCGATCGTGGCCGACGATATGCATCTTGCCATCACCGTGCCCAACATCTGGTTTCGTGCAGGCTGGAATGTGCCCGGCACGGATTTCGTCATGCGCGGGGCGACCTTACCTGGCGGCCCTATCATCGTTGCCGGCAGTAACACCAAAGTAGCTTGGGGTTTCACCAACACCACAGCGGACTGGGGTGACCTGATTCCGCTGGAGATGTCTGATGACGGCAAACAATATCGTACGCCCGACGGCTGGCAGGATTTTGACATTGCCGAAGAGGAAATCGCAGTTAAGGGCAAGGAGCCCGTCAGATTAGCGGTCCGCAAAACCATTTGGGGGCCCGTAGTGACTGAGAATCACGCGGGTACCCCCCTCGCCTATCGCTGGGTCGCCCACGATACTCGAGGTGCCAATATGAATATCCTTCGCCTGGAAACCGTGTCCAGCACACGCGAGGCCATGAATCTGGCTCCGGAGCTGGGTCTGCCGCATCAGAATTTTGTGATCGGTGATAGCGACGGGAATATTGGCTGGACTGTAGCGGGCCCCATTCCCCGTCGCGTGGGGCTCGACGGCAGCCGCTCCGTAAGCTGGGCGGACGGCACCGCCTATTGGGATGGTTATCTGCCTCTGGAAGAACAGCCACATGTCTACAATCCACCTTCCCACCGGATTTGGACCGCAAACTCCCGCACGATGGACGGCAAATATCTCAGTGTCATGGGTGACGGTGGCTACGCCCTCGGTGCGCGCCAGCAACAGATCCGCGATGACCTGTTCGCGCGCGAACACTTTAGCGAGCGCGACCTTCTGGATATCCAGCTGGACGATCGCGCGGTATTCCTTGAACGCTGGCAGGAGCAGTTGAGCACACTGCTTTCCACGGTTGATGGTTATGATGAGGTGCGTGCTCAGGTGGATAACTGGGGTGGCCGTGCCAGCGCGGACTCTGTCGGTTATCGCATCGTGCGCAACTTCCGCCTGCGCTTTATTGACCTCGCCACTGCACCGGTACTGACGTTCATGCAGCGCCACGATCCAGGCTTCGACTTCGGGCGGGTCAACCGCCAGGTAGAGTACCCGGCTTGGGAAATGCTCGCCAACGAGCCCGCCCACCTGTTGAACCCGGAATTCGAGTCGTGGACGGCACTGAAGCTGGCGGCTCTGGACGAGGTCTTGGCCGATATGGCAAAAGACGGACTCCCGTTTGCCCAACAGACCTGGGGGGTAGAGAATTCCGCGAAAATCCAGCATCCGCTCGGCCGTGTTGTGACGGCGGTTAACTGGCTAACGGCTATGCCGGCAGACCACCTTCCCGGTGACTCCCACATGCCTCGCTTCCAGTCTTCCACCAATGGTGCGTCGGAGCGTATGGTGGTTGCACCTGGTCACGAGGAACAAGGGATCTTCCATATGGCCACCGGCCAAAGCGCCCACCCGCTATCACCCTTTTTTGGCAATGGTCATGACGACTGGGTTCAGGGTGCACCTTCGCCGCTGAAGAAGCAGGAGACCCGCTATACGCTGATATTGCACTAATTCTGGGGTTCAAAATTAAAGAAAAAGGCGCATTGAGATGCGCCTTTTTTCTTTTTGCCATATTGCTTCCCGCCCCTCGCAGGCATGTACATTCGGGGTGCGGCACGCGATCTCGCCAGTGCCACTACTACCCGCCCGAATAGGATTGTCCGTCAAAAATAGAGAGTATAAACATATAACCTATCGATTAAATCGATATTTTTTAGCAAGTATTTGCGATTTTTAATCTAATCTATGGTTGGTTTAATGTCTCCATCGGGTAAACAACAACCCATTGGAGACACCGAAATGACTGTACAAACCAGAAAACTTCTCAAAATCCAGACCAGCCTGTTTCAGAACGACGGGCAGTCTTCGCAGCTGGCCAACGAGTTCGCTGACAACTGGCTCGCTGCAAATCCTGGTGGCGAAGTCGTGTCGCGCAATCTGGCAACCAACCCCGTACCACATCTCGATTTGTCGCGTTTCCAGGCTCTCAATAGTGACCCCGCGGAGCGCACACAGGAACAGCAGGCAGTGGTAGATTTTTCCGACGCACTGATTCAGGAAATCCGCGCCGCAGACACATTGGTTTTCGGCATCCCCATGTACAACTTCAGTGTGCCGTCCAGTCTGCATGCCTATTTTGATCATATTGCACGTGCTGGCGTGACGTTCCGCTATACGGAAAATGGCCCCGAAGGTCTGCTTACCGGTAAGCGCGCCTATGTAGTCATTACCCGCGGAGGTCTGTACGGAGAGGATCATGCGCAGACCAGCTTTATCCGCCAATTTCTGGGCTTCATCGGAATTACGGAAGTGGAGTTCGTTCATGCCGAAGGGTTGGCGCTGAGTGAAGAGTCCAGAAACACTGCGCTGGACACGGCCCGGGAACGCCTCGCGCAACTGGCCTGATTCAGGCCGCTGACATTTTCATACCACGTGCTTGGGGTGACTGCGGTCACCCTTTTTTGTGCCTGTTTCTTTCGATCCCGGTATCAGCCGATACCGTTGTCTTATAGAAGCTCACGCGGTTTCGTCGAGAATCGCGAACGAGAGAAAGGAGGTAAAAAGTCCTAGCCCGAGAACGAATGGCAGTAGTGGAAAGCAGATCATCAGCAAGGATGAGCCGATCCAGATGTTCTTCACCCAGTTGCGTTTGACCTTGTAGTTGCGGGAATAGCGGCGTAAATGGCTGTCGTCTTCATTGGGCAGCGCGATTTCGCTTTCTCTGGGCAGAAAGCTACGCACCAGAAGTGTGCAATAGAAACGAAGCAGCATCCAAAACATAGAACCACCACTGACAAACAACTCCTTCAGTATAGTTAGGGGTTCGCCAGTGGTCGGTCTGTTGCAGTCGAAAGATACTTCTTGCGTCTGATTGGAGAATGAATGGCGGGTTACTGATACCAGCCCAAACTCTCGCGTAAAGTGACGACGCCGCCAATGATGGTCAGCGCCGGCGCCTCCACCTTGTGGGTCTCGGCCAGTTCAGGCAGCGTACTGATGGTACCGACAATCACCCTCTGCTCCCGGGTGGTGCCCTTTTCTACCAGCGCCGCCGGCGTATCCGCATCCATGCCATGGGCGATCAGCTTTTCAGAAATGGTGGGCAGACCGGTGAGGCCCATATAGAACACCAGGGTCTGGTTCTTGGTGATCAGTTCATTCCACGGCAGCACCAGATCCCCCTCTTTCAGATGGCCGGTGATAAAACGCACGGATTGCGCATGATCCCGGTGGGTCAGAGGAATCCCTGAATAGGCAGAGCAGCCGATGGCAGCGGTGATACCCGGCACCACCTGGAATGGCACACCGGCTTCCGCCAGCTTGTCGATCTCCTCGCCGCCGCGCCCGAACACAAACGGATCGCCACCCTTCAGGCGCAATACTTTCTTGCCCTCCTTTGCGAGATCCACCAGTAACTGATTGATGTCATCCTGGGGCACCGAATGGAACTGCTTCATTTTGCCGACGTAGATACGCTCGGCATCGCGGCGTACCAGCTCCAGCACCTCCGTGGAAACCAGTCTGTCGTAGAGCACCACATCCGCCTGCTGCATCAGACGCAGGGCGCGGAACGTCAGCAGATCCGGATCGCCGGGACCTCCTCCCACCAGATAGACTTCGCCGCTCGGCGCAGGCTTATCCTGCCAGCGCTGCAATTCCTCGAGCACCGCCCGCTCCGCTTCCGCCTTGTGCCCCCGCTCCATTTGCCCCACCACCGGCCCGTTGAACACCCAGTGCCAGAAATCCTTGCGCTGGGCTTCAGGTAATGCCGCTTTGACCTTGTCGCGCAGACGGCCAGACAGTTCGGCGATCAGGCCGAGACCGGGCGAGAGAAGTGTTTCAATCTGGGCCCGCAGCATACGGGTGAGTACGGGGGCGGAACCGCCGCTGGAAATGCCGATGGCCACCGGGCCGCGCTCGACAATGGAGGGAAAGGTAAAGGTGCAGAGATCCGGGGAGTCCACCACATTCACCGGCAGGCGCCGGTTGCGGGCATCGATGGAGACCTGTGCATTGACCTCGCTATCGGCAGTGGCGGCAACCACCATTTCAACACTGTCCAGAAGTTCACTGCGATAGCGGCCAACGATGTATTCACCACTGCTCGCCAGCACCAGCTGGCGCAGCTCGTCGGTAATTTCCGGAGCCACCACCAGCAGGCGGGCCTCCGCTTTGTTGAGCAAACGCGCTTTGCGCGTGGCGATGGAACCGCCCCCTACGATAAGACAGGGGCGGTTTTTCAAATCAAAAGCGAGAGGCAGGTAACGCAAGGTCTTGTTCCATACTGCTTAGCCGATCTTGGTTGCACCCCGCATATAGGGGCGCAGTACTTCCGGCACCTCGATACTACCATCGGCCTGTTGGTAGTTTTCCAGCACCGCGATCAGCGTACGGCCCACTGCCAGCCCGGATCCATTCAGGGTGTGCAGCAGTTCCGGCTTGCCCGTTTCCGGGTTGCGCCAGCGGGCCTTCATACGCCGGGCCTGGAAGTCGCCCATCAGCGAGCAGGAGGAAATTTCCCGGTACTTGTCCTGGGACGGAATCCATACTTCCAGGTCATAGGTTTTGGTTGCACCGAAACCCATATCGCCACCACACAGCACCACGGTGCGGTATGGCAGATTCAGTTTCTGCAGAACGTTTTCCGCGTGACTGGTGAGCTGTTCGAGCGCGTCCATGGAATGTTCCGGGTGGGCAAACCACACCAGCTCGACTTTTTCGAACTGGTGCTGGCGGATCATACCGCGGGTATCGCGCCCGTGTGAGCCGGCCTCGGAGCGAAAACAGTTGGTGTGGCTGACAAATTTCTGCGGCAGCGATGCAGCATCGATGATCTCGTCGCGGTACAGGTTTGTCAGGGGCACTTCTGCCGTGGGGATGAGGTAGAAACCACGCTCGTCCTCCAGTTTGAACAGATCCTCGGCGAACTTGGGCAGCTGCGAGGTACCGTACAGGGAATCGCTATTGACTATGACCGGCACATTGGCTTCTTGATAGCCGTGCTCTTCTACATGCAGATCTAGCATGAACTGTGCCAAGGCGCGGTGCAGCCTGGCCACCTGGCCGGTCATCACTGCGAAGCGTGAGCCGGTAATCTTGCTCGCTACTTCGAAATCCAGCCCCTTGAGGCGCGCACCGAGGTCGACATGGTCGCGCACTTCAAAATCAAAACTGCGCGGCGTGCCCCACTGGCGCACTTCCACGTTGTCATTCTCGTCCTTGCCTTCCGGCACGGATTCGTGCGGCAGATTGGGGATGGCGAGGAGCATATCGTCGAGTTGCTCCTGCAGGCTCGTCAGCGCGTCTTTGGCCTCGCTCAGCTGACCACCCAGGGACTCGACCTCTTTCAACAGTGGCGCAATGTCCTCACCACTGGCCTTGGCGCGGCCGATGTTCTTGGATTTGCTGTTGCGCTCGTTTTGCAGTGCTTCGGTGCGCACTTGCAGTTCCTTGCGCTGCTCCTCGAGCTGCTCCAGCTTTGCCTTGTCCAGTTGCACACCGCGCTTGGCCAGCGCCGCCGCGACGTCGTCGAGTTGGGTACGAATCAGTTTGGGATCGAGCATGGTGATTAGATTACCGCGTTACAGATATTTCATTCCCAGCGAGATGGTGGCTGCGGTGGCTGCCAGGCACGCCAGGAGGCTGACCGCAACATAGGCCAGCGCCGTTAAAGGCTGGCCATTGTGCCACAACAGCACGGTTTCCAGCGAGAAGGTAGAAAAGGTGGTGAGCGCGCCGAACAGGCCAGTCATGATCAGCAGGCGCCACTCGTGGCCGAGCATGCCGCGCTCGACGATGGCCACGTAGGCGATGCCGATCAGCAGTGAGCCAACCAGGTTGACGATAAACGTCCCGAGGGGAAGCCGGTTTTCAAACACAGGGAAGCTCCAGATAGCTACCAGGTGGCGAAGCAGCGCCCCGATGGCGCCCCCCAGCGCAATTGCGATCCACTGCATGGGATGCTCCTTTATTACTTTTCCCACTATTGTGTGTCCCGCGCACGGGCTTTCCCGGCGCCGGCGAGCGGTGATTCTAGCGTCTTTTATTTGGGTGACGATATTTTGCCCGCGAACGCCGGTTTACATCCTTAGCGCTTTTTCGGGTCCGCTGCGGGCGCTGCTGTATAGCGTTGAAAAGGGCTCGCCGCATTCAGCGCCCGCAGGCGCTGCAGTTTTTCCTCGATTTTGAGCTCCAGACCACGATTGACCGGATGGTAGTAACGGCGTCCGGCAATGGCCTCCGGGAAATAGTTTTCCCCCGCCGCAAACGCGTCGGGCTCGTCGTGGGCGTAACGGTATTCCGCACCGTGTGCCATCTCTTTCGCGAGCTTGGTGGGCGCGTTGCGCAGATGGATCGGCACTTCATAACTGGGCTCGCGGCGAATATCCGCAAGCACCCGTTTGTAGGCGCTGTACACCGCGTTACTTTTGGCCGCGATTGCGAGATAAACCACCGCCAGGGCGATCGCCAACTCCCCTTCCGGGCTGCCCAGGCGCTCCTGCACATCCCAGGCGTTCAGTGCAATTTCCAGCGCGCGAGGGTCTGCATTGCCAATGTCCTCGCTGGCCATACGCACCACACGGCGGGCCACATACAGCGGGTCGCAGCCACCATCGATCATACGCGCAAACCAGTAGAGCGCCGCATCCGGATCTGAACCGCGGACGGACTTGTGCAGCGCGGAAATCTGGTCGTAAAAGTAGTCGCCCCCTTTGTCGAAGCGCCGTACATCGGCGGCCAGTACTTCAGCGAGAACGTCGTCGTCGACAATCTGACGCCCACCCTCCTCCCGGGACAGATCGCAGGCGATCTCCAGGAGATTGAGCGCACTGCGGGCGTCGCCATCGGCACTCAGCGTGATGCGCTCAAGCACCTCTGGTGTCATCTGGATATTGCGTGCGCGCAGCTCTTCATCTTCCGTCAGCGCCCGCTGCAGAAGACCAGCCAGCTCTTCCTGTCCCAGACTGCGCAACAGGTAAACCCGGCAGCGGGACAGAAGGGCGTTATTCAGCTCGAATGAGGGGTTTTCCGTGGTGGCACCCACGAATGTCACCGTGCCCTCTTCCACGTAAGGCAGGAAGGCATCCTGCTGCGCCTTGTTAAAGCGGTGGACCTCGTCGACAAACAGGATGGTGCCGCGCCCAAATTGCGCCGCGTGCTGCTCCGCCTCAGCTACCGCCTGACGGATTTCCTTTACACCTGCCAGTACTGCAGAAAGCGTGGCAAAGCGAACGTCGCACTCCTGCGCGAGCAACCGTGCAAAGGTGGTTTTGCCTACGCCGGGTGGTCCCCACAACACCATGGAATGCAGCTGGCCGCGCTCCACCGCCTCGCGTAGCGGTTTACCGGGACCCAATAAATGCGTCTGGCCCACATAGTGGGCCAGAGAGTGCGGTCGCATACGCGCGGCCAGAGGCTGGTGCCTGGGTGGCGCCTGGAAAAGATCATTCATCGCGGATGATGTCGGTACCCTTGGGTGGTTTGAAATTGAACAGCGCGGAAGACAGCTTTGGATTGGCCTGCATACCATTGAATTGGATGTCGGTGGTCTGGCCCATGCCGTCACGTACGGTCATGGCCGACGGCAGCCCCCTGTTGTCAAAGCGGATCACCATAGACTTGAACGGCGCGGAGGCGTTCTTCGGCGTCAGGTAATAGGCCCCCTTCTTGTTCTCCACACTGAAGGATCCGCGGATGTCCTCCACCTTGCCTCCGAGCAGCAATGCCGGGGTGGCCTTCATGCGATTGTCCACCGGACGCACGGTGACCTGCTCGAGATCCGGGTCGTACAGCCACAGCTTCTCGTTGTTGGTCACCAGCAATTGGGAAAAGGGCTCGCCAGTCTGCCAGCGCAGCTTGCCGGGGCGCTGCACGGAGAAATTGCCACTGCTCTTCTGCAGGGTTTTGCCTTTCTGGTCCTTCAGGGTCTGGCGGAATCCGCCGGAGATGGAGCCCAGGGGCTGCAGCAGACGGCTCAGTTCCTCACTGGCGTCGGCGCTCGCACCAGCTGTGCCGAAGCTGAACCCCAGTGCGATAAGGAGAATGCAAAATGTGCGTTTCATAAGTGCCTTCCAGATTTGCTGATCCAGTCCCTAAAGCCTAGTCGGCGACAAGTGAACCCGGACTGAACCACGGAAAATCTACTGCGCGTGCGCCTGGCGCCACCATCAGCCACCCGCTACGATTTTCTTGAAAATCGAGTGGCGATCAGGGCGCCGGCACCAGTACTTCGCGGTTGCCGTTGGGTTGCTGGGCGGAGACCACTCCGGCCGCCTCCATCGCCTCAATCATGCGCGCGGCGCGATTGTAGCCGATGCGCAGCTGGCGCTGCACGGAAGAAATGGACGCCTTGCGGGATTTGGCCACAAACGCGACCGCCTCGTCATAAAGCGCATCCGCTTCCGGGTCATCCTCACCGCCTTCCGTTGCCATCCCCGGTACCGGAATACTGTTGTTGGAGTCATCCACGATACCGTCGATGTATTCCGGCGCGCTACGGCGGCACCAGTCCGCGACAACCTGGTGCACTTCATGGTCATCCACGAAGGCACCGTGCACCCTTATGGGGAGCGCCGTACCCGGCGGCAGATATAGCATGTCGCCGTGCCCGAGCAGCTGCTCGGCACCGCCCTGGTCCAGAATGGTGCGCGAATCAATTTTGGAGGAAACCTGGAACGCCATACGTGTGGGCACGTTGGCCTTGATCAGGCCGGTAATTACATCCACGGACGGGCGCTGGGTAGCCAATAGCAGGTGGATGCCCGCGGCACGCGCCTTCTGCGCGATACGGGCGATCAACTGCTCCACCTTCTTGCCGACAATCATCATCATGTCGGCAAATTCATCGATCACCACAACGATGGCAGGCAGAGGCTTCAGATGCGGCGCGGTCTGCTCCGCCTCCGGCACACTGGACATGGGGTCCGGCTGCCAGGTTGGGTCGACCAGTGGTTCGCCGGCGGCATTGGCTTCCTTAACCTTGCGGTTGAAGCCCGCCAGGTTGCGCACTCCCATCGCCGCCATCAACTTGTAGCGGCGCTCCATCTCCCCAACACACCAGCGCAGGCCATTGGCCGCATCGTTCATATCAGTGATGACCGGGGTGAGCAGATGGGGAATTCCCTCGTACACCGAGAGCTCGAGCATTTTCGGGTCCACCAGAATCAGACGGACCTCATCCGGGGTGGATTTGTACAGCAGGCTCAGCAGCATCACATTGATGCCTACGGATTTGCCGGAGCCGGTGGTACCGGCCACCAGCAGGTGGGGCATCTTGGCCAGATCCGCTACCACCGGCTGTCCGGCAATATCGTGCCCCAACGCCAGCGTCAGCGCGGAGCCGGCTTTTTCGTAGGCCTCTGAACCGAGGACTTCGGACAGGCGCACCATCTGCCGGTTTTCATTGGGGATCTCGATGCCCACCACCGATTTACCCGGAATCACCTCCACGACACGCACACTGATCACTGCCAGGGAGCGCGCCAGGTCTTTGGCAAGATTGGTGATGCGGCTGACCTTTACGCCTGCCGCTGGCTGGATCTCAAAGCGGGTTACCACCGGCCCCGGCAGCACGGAAACCA is a genomic window containing:
- the lolA gene encoding outer membrane lipoprotein chaperone LolA, whose protein sequence is MKRTFCILLIALGFSFGTAGASADASEELSRLLQPLGSISGGFRQTLKDQKGKTLQKSSGNFSVQRPGKLRWQTGEPFSQLLVTNNEKLWLYDPDLEQVTVRPVDNRMKATPALLLGGKVEDIRGSFSVENKKGAYYLTPKNASAPFKSMVIRFDNRGLPSAMTVRDGMGQTTDIQFNGMQANPKLSSALFNFKPPKGTDIIRDE
- a CDS encoding DNA translocase FtsK → MKAESETESGAAIPETLVARILREGALITLLAGALLVGISLLSYSPQDPGWSHTGNGGNIDNAIGPTGAWLADVCLSLLGWMAYLFPILIGWRAYRILRDKNARFHGPLFALRVGGLLLLLVAGAALATLCFTQSDQPLPFSNGGIVGAAISDFMETGLGYVGATILLLAMFAIGVTVFTGMSWLKLFEDIGRSVLFVFSWLGQRMARARKDREEQRVAREAVLVRKAVFEEEKQRTAKRQPPQIAPVAPPPKQSPRAVKEKQGELFKGPVTGELPPLSLLDAPETNKKAGFSREALEALSRLLELKLKDFGVVAEVVSVLPGPVVTRFEIQPAAGVKVSRITNLAKDLARSLAVISVRVVEVIPGKSVVGIEIPNENRQMVRLSEVLGSEAYEKAGSALTLALGHDIAGQPVVADLAKMPHLLVAGTTGSGKSVGINVMLLSLLYKSTPDEVRLILVDPKMLELSVYEGIPHLLTPVITDMNDAANGLRWCVGEMERRYKLMAAMGVRNLAGFNRKVKEANAAGEPLVDPTWQPDPMSSVPEAEQTAPHLKPLPAIVVVIDEFADMMMIVGKKVEQLIARIAQKARAAGIHLLLATQRPSVDVITGLIKANVPTRMAFQVSSKIDSRTILDQGGAEQLLGHGDMLYLPPGTALPIRVHGAFVDDHEVHQVVADWCRRSAPEYIDGIVDDSNNSIPVPGMATEGGEDDPEADALYDEAVAFVAKSRKASISSVQRQLRIGYNRAARMIEAMEAAGVVSAQQPNGNREVLVPAP